From Simonsiella muelleri ATCC 29453:
TATGGTAACGCGTTGGGCTTGCTGTTGATGCGCGATTTTGTCCAAATCAATGCGGTCGGTTGGTACAACTTTTTGTCCCAACACCGCCACCACGCCATTAACTTTAACCCAACCTTGTTCAATATAATGGTCGGCTTCACGGCGTGAACACATTTTCAATTCTGCCATGCGTTTGGATAGGCGTATGGGTTGGATTTCAGTCATTTTAATTACCTATTTATTTTATTCTTCAATAATTCGCACATCGCCCACCAGTCCGACATAAATTTTGGCAGCACCATAATGAGGATATGTCTCAAAATCCGCATGAAAACGGCGATTTAATTCAGGCTGCTGTTGAATATGTAGCCACGTTTCAGGCGCGTTTGATGTCATGGTAAATACTGCATAATTTTGGGGTGCAATCCACGCATCAGATAAATTTTCAGGCAGCGTTGCATCATTCGCGACCAATTTGCCTAATGTTATTTTTACTTTATTTTCATCAGGATATTGGTAAACACAATACAAAGTTTGGCTGAATCCCGCCATGTGTGGAGGTGATGCCAACCATTGTTGCTGCAGCTGTTGTGCGGTTGTTATGGCATCGGTTCGTACTACCGTTTGGCTGATTCCCATCACACGAAAAATCGGTAAAGTTGCAAACTCCATTCATCAACCTTTCAGAAAAAAATAATAAATTAATGGCATAATATATTGATACACATTGGTAATGTACAAGAAAAATAATATCAACGCCAACAAAAATCCCCCCTGAATTTGCCCAAAACTAAACACATATACAGGTTGACGCAACATCAAACGGTGTACCGCAAACAACAGCATCATTAATAATTGAATGCTGAACCAATAAACAGGGTCAAGTGCGTACAATTTTAATAATTGTGCAGGCAGCATCGCCGTATAACCGCGCGGATATTGTAACCAGACCAGCACACACAATAACAAAAATGCAGCGTGCATCACTGCACCCGATACCGCGAAAGTCGTCAGCCAATTGCCTGCTTCAGGATTTTGCCAAGTGAGAATACGCGCGCTATCTGATTTTTCAGGCTGCCTTTTGCTGCTGTTGATGAAAAAAAATACACTGCCCATAAACATATAAAAATGCACAATAAATAAATTGGGAATCCGTGTAATGCCCAACACATTAGGCAATAATCGCGCCGAAAAAATCCCCAAAACTAACCACAACACCACCGCAAACCATAGCCATTGAAATTGCTGATGTCGTCCTGTTTGCCAAAAAAATGCACTCAACATCAATCCAATCACCCAAGATTCCAAAGACAGCCCAAACATCATTTGATTTTACCCGATTGTTGCAATGCATTGAGTTCACGCAAAGATTGTGCGGCGGTGGTATTGCCGTTGGCAGCGGCTTTAGCAAACCAAAATTTTGCCAATTTCACATTTTGTTTCACGCCTGTGCCACTGGCATAGCGCATGGCAAGGTTATTTTGGGCATCTGCGTGTCCCTGTTTGGCGGCTTTACTGTACCACTCAAACGCTTGTTGATAATTTTGCGTGGTGCCACGACCTTCGGCATGGAACAAACCAACCATAAATTGGGCTTCGGCTTGACCTTGTTGTGCGGCTTTTTTGTACCATTTTAGGGCTTCTTTATCGCTGCGTGATACGCCTAAACCTTCTTCGTACAACACAGCGATGTTATTTTGTGCGACTGCATCACCTTGATTGGCAAGCGGTTGGAGCAATTGTAAGGCTTTGGCAAAATTTTTTTGTTGTACAGCAGCGATGGCTTGTGAATAAATGGCTTGATTTTTCGCGCTGGTGTGTGGTGCTGCCTGAACACCCAATGCCACCGATAATAAAATAGATAAGATGATTTTATTAAAACTCATGAAAATTCCTTTGGTTACGTAAATTATTGGCTTGGATTCATTGATGATTTTGTGTATTTACGATTATGATTCAAACAAATAATTGTAATATAATTAGTTTTTTTAGTACACGACAAAAAAATTTTCAGATAGCTTGATTAATTTAGATGATTTGATTCAAAGAGTTGGTAAAACTGAAAATAAACACCCAGTTTTTGAAAGAGTGTTTTGGTATTAATATTGTACAGCTGTTTAAAATAAAAATGGCGCAAGGGGAGCGTCTATGTACATCTACTATATAAAGGGGGCGGATAACCCAGTCGTGTTCTTAGAACCTGTATTACAGCCAAGTGCCATGTCTTTTTGTCCCATTTGGCACGTCTGCTGCGTTGAATTTCATGCCAATACGAACACTATTGGCATAAAATTAGCTTTACATTCGAACCAAATGGAGCAAAAATACATTTCATGTTGACTGTGAATACAGGTTCTTAATTTTAAAGAACCATAAAACACTGTGAAACAACATAACAAGAAAATTTGTTATACAAAGGCAAGAATATGAAAAATCAAATAAAATACATGGTTTTTGTGTTCGCAGGCTGCCTGCAAATTGCGTGCACACCACAAAGCCAAATTGCGCCCGCCACAACATCACCCACCACGCAACTCATTGCCACACTCCCCGAATTGCACGGCAAAACAAATGCGCAATTGATGAAAAATCATCGTCCTACTTTAATTAAATTTTGGGCAAGCTGGTGTCCGTTGTGTTTGAGTGAATTGGCACACACCGAAGACATGACAAAAGACCCACGCTTTGCCAATGTTAATCTCATTACTGTTGCATCGCCTAACTTTTTGAGTGAGCAGTCTACGCCTGCTTTTTCCCAATGGTTCAAGGGATTAAATTATCCCAATTTGCCAGTACTATTGAATGATGGTGGCACGCTTGCGAAACAAATGGGGGTTCAAGTTTACCCCACTTGGGCATTATTGGACGCAAATGGCAAAGTTGTACGCGTAGTCAAAGGCAGTCTCAACGACACACAATTATTAGCCTTGCTAGAGAATCCACAAGCCGATTTACGCGCTACCAAAACCTCCTTTTCTCAACCCAATCAACGAGGAAAAACCATGAATACCCATACAATTTATCTTGCAGGCGGCTGTTTTTGGGGATTGGAAGCCTATTTTCAACGCATTGATGGCGTGATTGATGCTGTTTCAGGCTACGCCAATGGCAATACTCAAAATCCGACTTATGAAGATGTGTCTCATCGCCATTCAGGGCATGCCGAAACCGTGCAAATTACCTATGATACTGATAAATTGAGTTTACCCGATATTTTGCATTACTACTTGCGCGTAGTGAATCCCACCAGTTTAAACCAACAAGGCAACGACCGTGGTGAGCAATACCGTAGCGGCGTATATTTCACAGACCCTAAAGAACAAGCTGTCATCGCTGAAGTTTTACAACAAGAGCAAGCAAAATACACACAAAAAATTGTGGTAGAAAATGTACCCTTGCGTCATTTTTATCGCGCCGAAGAATATCATCAAGATTATTTACTGAAAAATCCAAATGGTTATTGTCATATTGATATTCGCCGTGCAGATGAACCTTTGCCTAATAAAACCGTTAAACCGTTTGATGCCCAAAACTATCATCAACCCAGCGACAGCCAATTACGCCAAATGCTGACGGCCGAACAATATGAAATCACCCAACACGCCGCGACCGAACAAGCGTTTAGCCATCAATACGATGATTTATTTGACAAAGGGATTTATGTAGATGTAGTCAGCGGACAACCATTATTCAGTTCTCGAGACAAATTTCAATCAGGCTGCGGCTGGCCTAGTTTCACCAAACCTATTGATAATAATGTGATTACCGAACATGCTGACCACAGCTACAATATGCACCGCGTGGAAGTGCGTAGCCAATTAGCGCATTCACATTTGGGACATGTATTCCCTGATGGACCAAAAGAAAAAGGTGGTTTACGTTATTGCATCAACGGCGCAAGTTTGAAATTTATTCCATTGGAACAAATGGATAAATTGGGATACGGCGCATGGAAGAATAAAGTGAATGAATAGTTGTCATTCATAGTCGTTTAAAAATAAGAACCTGTGTTCATAATCTGAATAGCTTGCTTTTATCGCTACTTTATTATATTTCTATTGCGTTGGCTGAAAAAGCCGTCTTGTATTCGCAAAAATGGTCAATAAAATCAAATTATCAATCTTACGAATACAGGTTCTAATATTTGTGGTGGTGTCCTGAAAAAGGTGCCATAAAAAATTTCAAACAAAAAACAGCGAGAACAAGGATATTTGAGTTGTGCATACACAAATTACCGTTTATTGTCCACGCTGCAAAGGATACAAGAAAAATGGCTCTGATGACAATCAAAAACAACGTTATGCTTGCAAAGATTGTACAAGGCGTTTCATTGGCGACCATCATCTCACTTAGCTATGAATACAGGTTCTTAATCAATGTTATAAATTAAAATATAAATATCAATTAAATAAAATTTTCGTTTTTGAAGGTTTTGCAAAGGTTTCTAGCTGCCTGAAAACGGTTTTGGGCTATAATCCAATTTTTCATTTTTTAACAAAAGGAATGATGCAAATGAGCAACGCCACCATTTTACAAAATCTCCCAGTCGGACAAAAAGTCGGTATCGCCTTTTCTGGGGGGTTGGATACATCAGCTGCCCTGTTGTGGATGAAATTGAAAGGCGCAAACCCTTACGCCTACACCGCCAATCTCGGTCAACCCGATGAAGACGACTACAACGCCATTCCCGAAAAAGCCAAAAAATACGGCGCACAAGAAGCACGATTAATTGATTGTCGGACACAATTGGCACACGAAGGCATCGCCGCCATTCAATGCGGCGCGTTTCACGTTTCTACGGGCGGAATGCCGTATTTCAACACCACGCCACTGGGTCGCGCCGTAACAGGCACCATGCTCGTTGCAGCAATGAAGCAAGATGATGTACACATTTGGGGCGACGGTTCAACCTACAAAGGCAACGACATTGAACGTTTTTACCGATATGGCTTATTGACCAATCCAGCATTAAAAATTTACAAGCCTTGGTTAGACCAACAATTTATTGACGAACTGGGTGGCCGCCAAGAAATGTCTGAATTTTTGATTGCCAATGGATTTGATTACAAAATGTCGGTAGAAAAAGCCTATTCCACCGATTCCAATATGTTGGGCGCAACACATGAAGCCAAAGATTTGGAATTTTTAAATAGTGGCATCAAAATTGTGAAACCGATTATGGGCGTGGCATTTTGGGACGAAAATGTAACCGTGCTGCCTGAAACCGTAACCGTTCGTTTTGAAGAAGGCGTACCCGTTGCGCTAAATGACGTGGAATATGCCAACCCTGTGGATTTATTCTTAGAAGCGAATAAAATCGGCGGACGACACGGTTTGGGTATGTCCGACCAAATTGAAAACCGTATTATTGAAGCCAAATCGCGCGGTATTTACGAAGCCCCAGCGATGGCGTTATTCCACATTGCCTACGAGCGTTTGGTAACAGGCATTCACAACGAAGACACCATTGAACAATACCGCATCAACGGCTTGCGTTTGGGGCGTTTGTTGTATCAAGGTCGTTGGTTTGATAGCCAAGCTTTGATGTTGCGCGAAACCGCACAACGCTGGGTCGCTAAAGCAATTACAGGCGAAGTAGCATTAGAATTGCGCCGTGGCAATGATTATTCTATTTTGAATACCGAATCGCCTAATCTCACTTACGCGCCAGAACGTCTTTCAATGGAAAAAGTGGAAAACGCGCCGTTTACACCAGCTGACCGCATTGGACAATTGACCATGCGCAATTTGGACATCTCCGATACGCGCAATAAATTGGGCATTTACGCACAAACAGGTTTGGTACAACTGGGAAAAAGTTCAGTTATCCCACAATTAGATAATTGATTTGAATATTTAGGCTGAAACATTTGCAAAACCTCATTTTTTGACAGTTGTAAAAAAATAAGTTTCTAAAATTTCAATTGGTTATTTTTTTGAAATTTGTAAATTCAGAGGTTTTGCAAAGGTCTCAGGCTGCCTGAAAAAACAATTCATTTTCAGTATGCCACCATATTCTCATATAAAAGAAAATACAGGTTCTAAAGTTTCAGGCAGCCTGAAATCTTTGCCAAACCGTAGAGCGATTGCAAAGAAATCTCCCCAAACTGCCTGAAAATCATTTTATTCATTTATTTTGTTGAATACGTTCCCAATAACTCCCCCATTTTGGTCGGCGTACCAGTGACCAAATTGGCATTTAGTGAAATTTTTTGCGTTGGAAATACATTCACAACCGTAGAACCCAAACGGAATGCGCCCATTTCTGCGCCTTTTGCCAAGCGAATCATGCCCGCCCCATCAGTCGGATATTCCCAAACCTGTACACGATTCGGACGTGGTGGATTAATCACCCCATGCCATATTGTACTCATGCTCGCGGTAACGGTCGCGCCCACCAAAATTTGTACCATTGCCCCAAATTCTGTGTCAAATACACAAATCACGCGTTCATTTCGCGCAAATAAATTTGGAATGTGTTGCGCCAAAAACGGATTTACCGAAAACAATTCACCTGGTACATAAATCATTTTTCGCAACGTTCCAGCACAAGGCATATGCACCCGATGATAATCACGGGGTGATAAATAAGTGGTTAGAAATACACCATTTTTGAATTGTTCGGCTAATTTGGTGTCGCCAGCAAGCAAGTCTTCTAATGTGAACAAATGCCCTTTAGCTTGAATCAAGCGATTATCGTCAATGTTGCCGCTTTCACTCACACAACCATCTGCGGGCAACGCTAATTCGTGGCTGCCTGAAACAATCGGACGCGCATCAGCTTTTAATTCACGCATGAAAAATTGATTAAATGTTTCAAAATCATTCGGTTGAGATTTTTTAGCTTCTTGCCAATTAATACGGTAATGATTAGCAAACTGTTTAATGACAAAATGCGTGAAATCACCCCATTTTTTTTCCGCAAACCAACCCGCAGCACGTGTGATGGCCAATTGTGGCAACAAATAGTGAAACGCAATTTTGATGCGTTGACTGCAAGTGGGTTTCGGATACGGTTTTAAATTCATGAAATTTATTTTCCTAAAAATCAGTTAATTATATTCAATAAGTCTTTCAGGCAGCCTGAACAATCAATAACCCATTTCACTTAAACGTGTTAAATTGAATTTGGCGTTTTCATGTCCAGCTTGGGCTGCCTGTTCCCACCAATGGCGAGCATTGGCGTATTGTTCGGCATTCGCATAAAGTACGCCCAAATTAAATTGTGCGCTGACGTGTCCTTGCATGGCAGCTTCTTCGTACCAATCGGCGGCGGTGTCGTTGTTTTGCGGAATCACTTCACCGAGCATATATTGCGTTCCCAAATCATATTGCGCATCAGCCAAACCTTGTTCAGCGGCTTTTTGCCAATGATGCAACGCTGCAATCGGGTCGCTTTCCAACAACATATAACCCAAATGATGTTGCGCGGTAACAAGCCCCAATTTGGCGGCTTTTTCGCACCATAATTGTGCCAATTCTGGATTTTGTTCTATGCCTTGTCCTGATTCGTAGAGCATGGCGATGTTGTGGCAAGCTTGGGCATTATCGGCTTCGGCAAGTGCTAGCCACTCATTGAATGCGGTGGTGTAATCGCCGTTTTCGTAAGCGAGTAAACCTGCATCTTGAGTTTTTTCGGACATAATGATTCCTTGTTTATGAATAAAATATTTTTCAGGCTGCCTGAAAGAATGATTTGATGATTAGATTCACATCAAATCAAAAACGTGTCATGTTAATCGTTTCGTCTGCTGCTTCGGTTAATACTTGATTTAACACGTTAAAAAATTCGCTGCCATCACGCGTGGCGAGCCACTGTCCATTTTTATGCGCAAAATGATAACCGCCACTTTTGGCGGCAATCCACAATTCTTGGTTAGGCGTGTGGCGATTGACAATGATTTGTGTGCCATCGTCTGCTTCAATTGTTAATACATTACCAGCGCGTGTGCAATCAAAATCATAATCGTCCAAAGCATCTTCAATATAAGCAAATAATTCATCGGAATGTTGCAAAAATTCGGTTTCTGTCATGTTGTGTATTCCCAAAGTAAACATATTTTAAGATAATCCTATTTTGCCAGTTTTCAGGCTGCCTGAAAACTTTTTAATTTTGAAATGTCATTGTATGAAAAAATATTATTCATTGATTGCGCTATTTGCACTCACGGCGTGTGGTTACAAAGGCGATTTATATTTACCTAAACCAGACGATAAAAATCAATTTGGTGTGATTCAAACAGGATTGGAATTGACCCTACCTGTCGCCGCCAGCCAACCTAAACCTTTAGAGAAACCATAATGACTCAATTTTGTGAAAATATTGCTTATTCTTATTTAGCTGAACATTTTGGTACGCCATTATATGTGTATAGTGAAAACGCGCTCACAAACGCATTTCGTGCTTATGAAATGGCGTTTTCAGGCAGCCAGCCTTTAATTTGTTACGCAGTCAAAGCCAATAGTAATTTAAGTATTATCAAACACTTTTCCGAATTAGGCAGTGGTTTTGATACGGTATCGGGTGGCGAAATTGCGCGAGTATTGGCAGCAGGCGGAGCAGCTAAGAAAATTATTTTTTCAGGTGTGGGCAAAAGTGTGGCTGAAATTGCTTTTGCGTTAAATGCTGGCATCAAATGTTTCAACGTAGAAAGTTTGCCCGAATTAGACCGCATCAACCAAGTTGCTGAACAAATGGGAAAAATTGCGCCCATTTCATTGCGTATTAATCCAGATGTGGACGCGAAAACCCACCCTTACATCTCCACAGGTCTAAAAGCCAATAAATTCGGCATCGCCATGTCGCAAGCAGAACAAGCCTACCAATACGCAGCCAACCAATCTCATTTAAAAATCATGGGAATTGATTGCCACATTGGTTCACAACTGATTGATTTATC
This genomic window contains:
- the lptM gene encoding LPS translocon maturation chaperone LptM, with the translated sequence MKKYYSLIALFALTACGYKGDLYLPKPDDKNQFGVIQTGLELTLPVAASQPKPLEKP
- the argG gene encoding argininosuccinate synthase, which encodes MSNATILQNLPVGQKVGIAFSGGLDTSAALLWMKLKGANPYAYTANLGQPDEDDYNAIPEKAKKYGAQEARLIDCRTQLAHEGIAAIQCGAFHVSTGGMPYFNTTPLGRAVTGTMLVAAMKQDDVHIWGDGSTYKGNDIERFYRYGLLTNPALKIYKPWLDQQFIDELGGRQEMSEFLIANGFDYKMSVEKAYSTDSNMLGATHEAKDLEFLNSGIKIVKPIMGVAFWDENVTVLPETVTVRFEEGVPVALNDVEYANPVDLFLEANKIGGRHGLGMSDQIENRIIEAKSRGIYEAPAMALFHIAYERLVTGIHNEDTIEQYRINGLRLGRLLYQGRWFDSQALMLRETAQRWVAKAITGEVALELRRGNDYSILNTESPNLTYAPERLSMEKVENAPFTPADRIGQLTMRNLDISDTRNKLGIYAQTGLVQLGKSSVIPQLDN
- the asd gene encoding archaetidylserine decarboxylase (Phosphatidylserine decarboxylase is synthesized as a single chain precursor. Generation of the pyruvoyl active site from a Ser is coupled to cleavage of a Gly-Ser bond between the larger (beta) and smaller (alpha chains). It is an integral membrane protein.) produces the protein MNLKPYPKPTCSQRIKIAFHYLLPQLAITRAAGWFAEKKWGDFTHFVIKQFANHYRINWQEAKKSQPNDFETFNQFFMRELKADARPIVSGSHELALPADGCVSESGNIDDNRLIQAKGHLFTLEDLLAGDTKLAEQFKNGVFLTTYLSPRDYHRVHMPCAGTLRKMIYVPGELFSVNPFLAQHIPNLFARNERVICVFDTEFGAMVQILVGATVTASMSTIWHGVINPPRPNRVQVWEYPTDGAGMIRLAKGAEMGAFRLGSTVVNVFPTQKISLNANLVTGTPTKMGELLGTYSTK
- the cyaY gene encoding iron donor protein CyaY gives rise to the protein MTETEFLQHSDELFAYIEDALDDYDFDCTRAGNVLTIEADDGTQIIVNRHTPNQELWIAAKSGGYHFAHKNGQWLATRDGSEFFNVLNQVLTEAADETINMTRF
- a CDS encoding tetratricopeptide repeat protein, whose protein sequence is MSFNKIILSILLSVALGVQAAPHTSAKNQAIYSQAIAAVQQKNFAKALQLLQPLANQGDAVAQNNIAVLYEEGLGVSRSDKEALKWYKKAAQQGQAEAQFMVGLFHAEGRGTTQNYQQAFEWYSKAAKQGHADAQNNLAMRYASGTGVKQNVKLAKFWFAKAAANGNTTAAQSLRELNALQQSGKIK
- the msrAB gene encoding bifunctional peptide-methionine (S)-S-oxide reductase MsrA/peptide-methionine (R)-S-oxide reductase MsrB encodes the protein MKNQIKYMVFVFAGCLQIACTPQSQIAPATTSPTTQLIATLPELHGKTNAQLMKNHRPTLIKFWASWCPLCLSELAHTEDMTKDPRFANVNLITVASPNFLSEQSTPAFSQWFKGLNYPNLPVLLNDGGTLAKQMGVQVYPTWALLDANGKVVRVVKGSLNDTQLLALLENPQADLRATKTSFSQPNQRGKTMNTHTIYLAGGCFWGLEAYFQRIDGVIDAVSGYANGNTQNPTYEDVSHRHSGHAETVQITYDTDKLSLPDILHYYLRVVNPTSLNQQGNDRGEQYRSGVYFTDPKEQAVIAEVLQQEQAKYTQKIVVENVPLRHFYRAEEYHQDYLLKNPNGYCHIDIRRADEPLPNKTVKPFDAQNYHQPSDSQLRQMLTAEQYEITQHAATEQAFSHQYDDLFDKGIYVDVVSGQPLFSSRDKFQSGCGWPSFTKPIDNNVITEHADHSYNMHRVEVRSQLAHSHLGHVFPDGPKEKGGLRYCINGASLKFIPLEQMDKLGYGAWKNKVNE
- a CDS encoding IS1/IS1595 family N-terminal zinc-binding domain-containing protein, which translates into the protein MHTQITVYCPRCKGYKKNGSDDNQKQRYACKDCTRRFIGDHHLT
- a CDS encoding tetratricopeptide repeat protein codes for the protein MSEKTQDAGLLAYENGDYTTAFNEWLALAEADNAQACHNIAMLYESGQGIEQNPELAQLWCEKAAKLGLVTAQHHLGYMLLESDPIAALHHWQKAAEQGLADAQYDLGTQYMLGEVIPQNNDTAADWYEEAAMQGHVSAQFNLGVLYANAEQYANARHWWEQAAQAGHENAKFNLTRLSEMGY
- a CDS encoding effector binding domain-containing protein; translation: MEFATLPIFRVMGISQTVVRTDAITTAQQLQQQWLASPPHMAGFSQTLYCVYQYPDENKVKITLGKLVANDATLPENLSDAWIAPQNYAVFTMTSNAPETWLHIQQQPELNRRFHADFETYPHYGAAKIYVGLVGDVRIIEE